GGATGCCGGGAGCGAGCGGCCAAGGGCGATTTGCTGCGCATCGTGGAGATCGAGGGCGAGTGTGTCCCCGATCCTCGCGGTACGCTGCCCGGCCGGGGTGCTTACGTGCACCCGACACTGGTCTGCCTCGACCTGGCGGTTCGCCGCCGGGCGTTCAACCGGGCCTACCGGGCCCGGGGACCGTTCGACACGACGGCGCTGCGCCGGTTCATCGAGCGGACGCCCGTCGAGCAGCCGCCGTTGCAATAACGCACAGCAGCACGAAACGCACAGCGCACGGAGAACCGTGCGGTCAGGTACCTCGCGAGTCGGAAGTAGGTCGAGATTGCGATGAGCACTCGATGAGTACGCGATGAGTACGCCCATGAAGTAGCGACGGTCCGGTGGACAACCCGGACCTAGAAGGAGCGAAGTGGCTAAGGTCCGGGTATACGAACTCGCCAAGGAGTTCGGCGTTGAGAGCAAGGTCGTCATGGCCAAGCTCCAAGAACTTGGTGAATTCGTCCGTTCGGCGTCCTCGACGATCGAGGCGCCGGTTGTTCGAAAGCTGACCGACGCTTTCCAGGCAGGCGGCGGCAATGGCCGCGCCGCCGGCAAGCCCGCGGCGCCGCGCAAGTCGGCCCCCGCGAAGCCGTCCGCGCCGTCCCCGGCGCAGGCTGGGGGCACCTCCCCTGCCGCCAAGGCAGCGGGGGAACGTCCTGCTGCCCCGAAGCCGGGCGCCCCCAAGCCGGGCCCCGCGGCTCCGGCAGCCCCCGAGGCCCCGAAGGTCCCCGAGGCCCCGAAGGCCCCCGAGGCACCGGTGGCTCCCAAGAGCACTCCCGCCGCCGGCCCCACCCCGGGCCCGCGCCCCACCCCGGCGCGCCCCGCGGCACCCAAGCCCGCTCCGGCCGCCCCCGCGCAGCCCGAGTTCCAGGCTCCGCCGTCCGCGCCGGCCGCTCCCGCCGCCGGCCAGTCGGCTCCCCGTCCCGGTGCCCCCGGCCCGCGTCCGGCCCGTCCGGCGCCCGGCCAGGGCGGTCAGGGCCGCGGTAACGCTCCGCGTCCCGGTGGCGAGCGTCCGGCCCCGCGTCCCGGCGGCCGTCCCTCCGGCCCCCGTCCGGGCAACAACCCCTTCACGTCCGGTGGCTCCACGGGCATGGCCCGTCCGCAGGCCCCCCGTCCCGGTGGCGCCCCGCGTCCCGGTGGCCAGGGTGGTCCCGGCGGTCCGCGTCCGCAGGGCGGCGGCCAGGGTGGCCCCCGTCCCCAGGGCGGCCAGGGCGGTGCGCGTCCCACCCCCGGTGGTATGCCCCGTCCGCAGGGTGCCGCTCCCGGTGGCGCCCCGCGTCCCGGCGGTGGCGGCGGTAACCGCCCGAACCCGGGCATGATGCCGCAGCGTCCCGCTGCCGGCCCGCGTCCGGGCCCCGGCGGTGGCGGCGGTCGCGGTCCCGGCGGTGCCGGTCGTCCCGGTGGCGGTGGCGGTCGTCCCGGTGGCGGCGGTTTCGCCGGCCGTCCCGGTGGCGGTGGCGGTCGTCCGGGTGGCGGCGGCGGTTTCGCCGGTCGTCCCGGTGGCGGCGGTCCCGGTGGTGGCGGCGGCTTCGGCGGTCGTCCCGGCTTCGGTGGCCGTCCCGGCGGTCCCGGTGGCCGTGGTGGCACGCAGGGTGCGTTCGGCCGTCCCGGCGGTCCGGCGCGCCGTGGCCGCAAGTCGAAGCGGCAGAGGCGTCAGGAGTACGAGGCCATGCAGGCCCCGTCGGTGGGCGGCATCATGCTGCCCCGCGGCAACGGCGCGACGGTTCGCCTGTCGCGCGGTGCCTCGCTGACGGACTTCGCCGAGAAGATCAACGCCAACCCGGCGTCGCTGGTCCAGGTCATGCTGAACCTCGGCGAGATGGTCACCGCGACCCAGTCGGTCTCCGACGAGACGCTGCAGCTGCTCGCCGAAGAGATGAACTACGTCGTCGAGATCGTCAGCCCGGAGG
This portion of the Streptomyces sp. 2114.4 genome encodes:
- a CDS encoding YlxR family protein; this translates as MSGRTHARACPERTCLGCRERAAKGDLLRIVEIEGECVPDPRGTLPGRGAYVHPTLVCLDLAVRRRAFNRAYRARGPFDTTALRRFIERTPVEQPPLQ